In Porites lutea chromosome 1, jaPorLute2.1, whole genome shotgun sequence, a single genomic region encodes these proteins:
- the LOC140928601 gene encoding galactose-3-O-sulfotransferase 3-like, with amino-acid sequence NGEHLRTRISVVRLFLINNFYRHKNDLHLTSRCLPSDHIMFLKTHKTGSSTVANILFRYGDRKNLTFVLGASDLNWPQRFTTFNTLPFHRQPNILCSHTRFNKKPLNWLFPPDTSKYVTILRNPVDNFESTFNYYELGKKFGLGNDPVVSLEKFLRRPYFYTSGKFKFVVKSLSVRNPMMFDLGLSLRYFQNFTAINNYINFLNSEFDLVMIMDYFDESLVLLKRLLCWEIDDILNVKVNERLDKEKATYLSNRIQENIKRWNKADVLLFNYFNATFWRKVGMEGLGFYEDLSAFRQRILKLENMCFTNYGTKMQRVWGKKFVKGYSSRNNLNSSLKYFCDNLIKPENSYLDELRKKRDRELASEVEKQTRIDDSIHFDNAKDLQYVPV; translated from the coding sequence AATGGAGAGCATCTTCGTACTAGAATATCTGTTGTTCGTCTGTTTCTTATCAATAATTTCTACAGGCATAAGAATGACCTCCATTTAACGTCAAGATGTCTTCCTTCTGATCACATCATGTTCCTTAAGACGCACAAAACTGGTTCCAGCACTGTTGCCAACATTCTCTTTCGCTACGGAGACAGGAAGAATCTTACATTTGTCCTTGGGGCAAGTGATCTTAACTGGCCACAAAGATTTACGACATTTAACACCCTTCCATTTCACAGACAGCCCAACATTTTATGCAGCCATACAAGATTTAACAAGAAACCGTTGAACTGGCTATTTCCTCCAGATACTAGCAAGTACGTCACAATTCTTAGAAATCCGGTGGATAATTTTGAATCTACCTTCAACTATTACGAACTGGGAAAAAAGTTTGGCCTAGGAAATGATCCCGTCGTTTCACTGGAAAAATTCTTACGAAGACCGTATTTTTACACTTCTGGTAAATTCAAATTTGTCGTCAAAAGTTTATCGGTAAGAAACCCAATGATGTTTGATTTAGGTTTAAGCTTGAgatattttcaaaactttacagCTATTAACAATTATATTAACTTTTTAAACAGCGAGTTTGATTTGGTTATGATTATGGATTACTTTGACGAATCATTAGTATTGTTGAAGCGGCTCTTGTGTTGGGAAATAGATGATATTTTGAACGTCAAGGTCAACGAACGACTAGACAAGGAAAAAGCTACTTATCTAAGTAACAGAATTCAGGAGAACATAAAACGGTGGAATAAGGCCGACGTTTTGTTATTCAATTATTTCAATGCAACATTTTGGAGAAAAGTAGGAATGGAAGGTTTAGGGTTTTACGAAGACCTGTCTGCTTTCCGTCAAAGGATATTGAAGCTTGAAAATATGTGTTTTACGAATTATGGAACTAAAATGCAGAgggtttggggaaaaaaatttgTGAAGGGTTATTCCAGCAGGAATAATTTGAATTcaagtttaaaatatttttgcgaTAACCTGATTAAACCGGAAAACAGTTACCTCGATGAGTTGCGTAAAAAGCGAGATAGAGAATTGGCGTCAGAGGTTGAGAAACAGACCAGAATTGATGACTCAATTCATTTTGACAATGCAAAAGATTTGCAGTATGTACCCGTGTAA
- the LOC140928611 gene encoding uncharacterized protein, translating into MTVYPTSEKIEKIIHTCQGLLQCPHPTIREVASTLGLLISNFPAAQLGPLHFRSLDMDKTEALRLNKGNFDAFMQLSELSRSDLQWWLNSARSLHNPISLPQPEITLYTDASKGGWGGVLNNVKIGGHWTPEEASNHINYLEMLAVLFSLKAFHKELSGKHVLVRIDNMTAVSDLGKMGTSHSKKRNDLTRTLWEWCLDNNMWLTTSHIPGKENTLADEESRKSRKETEWTLDRGIFHEAYHPKSVTESPSRGGHRTVGCAMLADSAMVAIGNETAGSETPCASQKETHLISTSTARIGASTTPETHPADLPLVRKSLEGRGLSESATSLILQSWRKGTKQQYKPFIAKWEQYCSQRQINPFSATIEHGINFLAELYQTGIGYSALNTARCALSTVCFTSEHYTFGQHPLVCRFIKGIFECRPSLPRYQETWDVTVVLAYLAKLGPPEKLSLKNLTLKVVMLMALLSGQRRQTLHTLSIDCMQISADKCVFSINSLLKTSRRGKHLACIAFQAYAPDVSLCIVKHLQQYQKRTDILRGDVKQLFISYTKPHKAVSPDTVSRWIKTTLVDAGIDTSKYSAHSTRSASTSAAKGNNISIATIMKSAGWSQESTFTKFYDKPVAPRENFGAELLKAVCGDN; encoded by the exons ATGACAGTCTATCCAACTTCTGAGAAGATCGAGAAGATAATTCATACCTGTCAAGGCCTGTTGCAGTGTCCACACCCTACAATAAGAGAGGTGGCATCCACTCTTGGGTTGCTCATATCAAATTTTCCGGCAGCACAGCTGGGACCCTTGCATTTTAGGTCACTGGACATGGACAAAACAGAGGCCTTGCGCTTAAACAAGGGTAACTTTGATGCATTTATGCAACTATCTGAGTTGTCTCGCAGTGATTTGCAGTGGTGGCTAAACTCAGCAAGGTCACTGCATAACCCTATAAGCCTTCCTCAGCCAGAGATCACTTTATACACAGATGCAAGTAAAGGAGGCTGGGGAGGAGTACTCAATAATGTCAAGATTGGGGGGCATTGGACCCCTGAAGAAGCTTCTAATCACATTAATTATCTTGAAATGCTTGCAGTGTTGTTTTCTCTCAAAGCATTTCATAAAGAACTATCAGGGAAGCATGTCCTTGTGCGAATTGATAACATGACTGCTGTGTCAGATTTAGGTAAAATGGGCACAAGCCATTCCAAAAAGCGAAATGATTTAACCCGTACGCTCTGGGAATGGTGCCTTGACAATAACATGTGGTTAACCACAAGTCATATCCCGGGTAAAGAGAATACTCTAGCTGATGAAGAGTCCAGGAAATCTAGGAAAGAAACTGAATGGACCTTAGACAGAGGAATTTTCCACGAGGCT TATCATCCCAAAAGTGTTACAGAAAGTCCAAGCAGAGGAGGCCACAGGACTGTTGGTTGTGCCATGCTGGCCGACTCAGCCATGGTGGCCATCGGTAATGAGACTGCTGGTTCAGAAACCCCTTGTGCTTCCCAAAAAGAAACACACCTTATTTCTACCTCAACAGCCAGAATTGGTGCATCCACTACACCAGAAACTCACCCTGCTGATCTGCCACTTGTCCGGAAATCACTTGAAGGCAGAGGCCTTTCGGAATCAGCTACCTCACTCATCCTGCAGTCCTGGAGAAAGGGCACTAAACAACAATATAAACCATTCATCGCTAAATGGGAACAGTACTGTAGTCAAAGGCAGATTAATCCCTTTTCAGCCACTATAGAACATGGGATTAATTTCCTGGCAGAACTCTACCAAACAGGGATTGGATATAGTGCTCTCAATACAGCCCGGTGTGCTTTATCTACTGTTTGTTTTACATCAGAGCATTACACTTTTGGACAGCATCCCTTAGTCTGTCGTTTCATCAAGGGAATCTTCGAATGCAGACCCTCTCTACCAAGGTATCAAGAAACTTGGGATGTGACGGTGGTATTAGCCTACCTAGCTAAACTAGGCCCACCTGAGAAACTTAGTCTGAAGAACTTGACTTTGAAAGTGGTTATGTTGATGGCATTGCTTTCAGGACAGCGTCGCCAGACTCTGCACACATTATCAATTGATTGTATGCAAATAAGTGCTGATAAGTGTGTGTTTTCCATTAACTCATTGTTAAAAACTTCGAGACGTGGTAAACATTTAGCTTGTATTGCGTTTCAGGCCTATGCACCAGATGTTAGTCTTTGTATTGTAAAGCATCTTCAGCAATATCAGAAGCGTACAGATATTCTTCGGGGTGATGTGAAGCAGCTTTTTATTAGTTACACTAAGCCTCACAAAGCTGTTTCCCCTGATACAGTAAGCCGGTGGATTAAGACTACATTGGTTGATGCTGGAATTGACACTTCAAAGTACAGTGCACACAGCACCAGATCAGCATCTACTTCTGCAGCAAAGGGGAACAACATTTCTATTGCCACAATTATGAAAAGTGCTGGGTGGTCCCAGGAGTCCACATTTACAAAGTTTTATGACAAACCAGTGGCCCCTCGAGAGAATTTTGGGGCTGAACTCCTTAAAGCTGTATGTGGGGACAACTAA